The following are from one region of the Phycisphaerales bacterium genome:
- a CDS encoding GC-type dockerin domain-anchored protein, with translation MHRIAHTLILAISSAAIAQSSDWQHFQTESPYPISIAFGVDAWADDEVWAVGDGQYFTAGGFRERVMVTYRFDGQRWRFIEPPTVDDVPFMRDVEAIGPGEALAVGSYSPISVSQTFVMRYEGGSWSQISSPEFTGGSGLDAIGRAGDDIWAGGLRRSLEPPPAVGNVGLALKWTGSGWETYDVEPLATLGGRGFNSIRDIDGVAEDDAWGVGAAQQTGSTDPFGPTPYIVRWTGGDRWELVDVGIREFGQLGGVEAIASDDVWAVGSLFMGADDGTQPLILHWDGSSWTRADVPFIEGRRAELRAVAARSATEVYASGTDADADGRPRQLMLKYDGSSWQRIDAAPTDGIDQWFRSMDVTPGGDVWAMGQYYRPSDDTQRALAQRLAADATCRPDLDGDGTLTIFDFLAFQNAFDDMDPIADFDGDGELTIFDFLAFQNAFDAGCE, from the coding sequence ATGCATCGCATCGCACACACGCTCATACTCGCCATCTCATCAGCAGCGATCGCCCAATCCAGCGATTGGCAGCACTTCCAGACCGAATCGCCCTACCCCATCAGCATCGCCTTCGGCGTCGACGCATGGGCGGACGATGAGGTGTGGGCGGTGGGCGACGGCCAGTACTTCACCGCCGGCGGCTTTCGCGAGCGGGTGATGGTGACCTATCGCTTTGATGGTCAGCGGTGGAGATTCATCGAACCGCCCACGGTGGACGACGTGCCGTTCATGCGAGACGTCGAGGCCATCGGCCCGGGCGAGGCGCTGGCGGTGGGGTCGTACTCGCCCATCTCCGTGAGTCAGACCTTCGTGATGCGATATGAAGGTGGCTCATGGTCGCAGATCTCCAGCCCCGAGTTCACGGGCGGATCGGGCCTTGACGCCATCGGCCGCGCGGGCGACGACATCTGGGCCGGCGGACTGCGCCGCTCGCTCGAGCCACCACCGGCCGTCGGAAACGTTGGACTTGCACTCAAGTGGACCGGATCCGGCTGGGAAACCTACGACGTCGAGCCGCTCGCCACGCTCGGTGGCCGCGGGTTCAACAGCATCCGCGACATCGACGGCGTAGCCGAGGACGACGCATGGGGCGTGGGCGCCGCCCAGCAGACCGGCAGCACCGACCCCTTCGGCCCGACCCCCTACATCGTGCGCTGGACCGGCGGCGATCGCTGGGAACTCGTCGACGTGGGCATCCGCGAATTCGGCCAGCTCGGCGGCGTCGAGGCCATCGCCAGCGACGACGTCTGGGCCGTCGGCTCGCTCTTCATGGGCGCCGACGACGGAACGCAGCCGCTCATACTCCATTGGGATGGCTCATCTTGGACGCGCGCCGACGTGCCGTTCATTGAGGGCCGCCGCGCCGAGCTTCGCGCCGTCGCCGCGCGGTCGGCAACAGAGGTCTACGCCAGCGGCACCGACGCAGACGCCGACGGCCGCCCGCGTCAGCTTATGCTCAAGTACGACGGCAGCAGCTGGCAACGCATAGACGCCGCACCCACCGACGGCATCGACCAGTGGTTCCGAAGCATGGACGTCACCCCGGGCGGCGACGTCTGGGCCATGGGCCAGTACTACCGCCCCAGCGACGACACCCAACGCGCCCTGGCCCAACGCCTGGCCGCGGACGCCACCTGCCGCCCCGACCTCGACGGCGACGGCACGCTCACCATCTTCGACTTCCTCGCCTTCCAGAACGCCTTTGACGACATGGACCCCATCGCCGACTTCGACGGCGACGGCGAACTCACCATCTTCGACTTCCTCGCCTTCCAGAACGCCTTCGACGCCGGCTGCGAGTAA
- a CDS encoding GC-type dockerin domain-anchored protein: protein MNHQAPLIAILCTAGMASLATAQTIDHLWITRLDTGTHLSGGLLDAQLDAATGDLYLCGISGPSGNTDAVVASLDTDGNLRWRLDYNGPGNWHDQARALALTDTGRLLVTGSTPDWSSRAQTLLLSLDQSTGDILESTIDRFNPGASEAGYDIVALPGGDAMIGGGTNGDGSDVLILRFDEQGTRQWGTTWDGGAWGPYSQDSSEQMHAMADGSVLMMPNAVMADLQPDYYLIKLDPADGSIIWENNYGTRAGEYNHVFVVDDQGDIYVTGTGLDGGDAFMTVKVDGDTGAELWRAYDQLGIDDHARTIAIDNNGGVYIAGDADLDGNESNFNDLIYAVKRNADSGALEWTFQFGETCHGCYDVPSSIRVSPAGEVLLLGSAGSPPYGGATILFRLDAATGSEIARATSTAVTPGEMHFDDQANVYVTTRTFNGTTGQTTMTAWKMGAIGETACPADFDGDGELTLFDFLAFQNAFDAGDPSADFDGDGELTLFDFLAFQNAFDAGCA from the coding sequence ATGAACCACCAAGCCCCCCTGATCGCGATCCTCTGCACCGCCGGAATGGCATCGCTGGCCACCGCTCAGACCATCGATCACCTGTGGATCACCCGCTTGGACACCGGCACCCACCTCTCGGGCGGCCTGCTCGATGCACAACTCGATGCCGCGACGGGCGATCTCTACCTCTGCGGCATCAGCGGTCCGTCCGGAAACACCGACGCCGTGGTGGCCTCACTCGACACCGATGGCAACCTCCGCTGGCGTCTGGACTACAACGGTCCGGGCAACTGGCATGACCAGGCCCGCGCCCTTGCCCTCACGGACACCGGCCGCCTGCTGGTCACCGGCAGCACGCCGGACTGGAGCAGCAGGGCGCAGACGCTCCTGCTCTCACTCGATCAGTCGACCGGCGACATCCTCGAATCCACCATCGACCGCTTCAACCCCGGCGCCTCCGAGGCCGGCTACGACATCGTCGCCCTACCCGGGGGCGACGCCATGATCGGCGGGGGCACCAACGGCGACGGCTCGGACGTGCTCATCCTGCGCTTCGACGAGCAGGGAACCCGGCAGTGGGGAACCACCTGGGACGGCGGCGCCTGGGGGCCCTACTCGCAGGATTCCTCCGAACAAATGCACGCCATGGCCGACGGCAGCGTCCTCATGATGCCCAACGCCGTCATGGCCGACCTCCAGCCCGACTACTACCTCATCAAGCTCGACCCCGCCGACGGCTCGATCATCTGGGAGAACAACTACGGCACCCGCGCGGGAGAGTACAACCACGTGTTCGTCGTCGATGATCAGGGCGACATCTACGTTACCGGCACGGGCCTGGACGGCGGCGACGCCTTCATGACCGTCAAGGTCGACGGCGACACCGGCGCCGAACTCTGGCGCGCCTACGACCAACTCGGCATCGACGACCACGCACGCACAATCGCCATCGACAACAACGGCGGCGTCTACATCGCCGGCGACGCCGACCTGGACGGCAACGAGAGTAACTTCAACGACCTCATCTACGCCGTCAAGCGCAATGCCGATTCGGGCGCCCTCGAATGGACCTTCCAATTCGGCGAGACCTGCCACGGCTGCTACGACGTGCCCAGCAGCATCCGCGTCTCGCCCGCCGGCGAAGTCCTGCTTCTGGGCTCGGCGGGCTCCCCTCCCTACGGCGGCGCGACCATCCTGTTCCGGCTCGACGCCGCAACCGGATCCGAAATCGCCCGCGCCACGAGCACCGCCGTCACGCCGGGCGAGATGCACTTCGACGATCAGGCGAACGTCTACGTTACCACCCGAACCTTCAACGGCACCACCGGCCAGACCACCATGACCGCCTGGAAGATGGGCGCCATCGGCGAAACCGCTTGCCCCGCCGACTTCGACGGCGACGGCGAGCTCACGCTCTTCGACTTCCTGGCCTTCCAGAACGCCTTCGACGCCGGCGACCCAAGCGCCGACTTCGACGGCGACGGTGAGCTCACGCTCTTCGACTTCCTCGCCTTCCAGAACGCCTTCGACGCCGGCTGCGCCTAA
- a CDS encoding GC-type dockerin domain-anchored protein, protein MSPRHALTTAAFCCIAAAAHAQDWTRFTFGPVGDIITIDLFITDEFPQLQVTDAFTSGDRFSVRLVDRAGTVDAFDCSEPTTIGDEIGTDYDAAFADDRWSSGEVYLDHRGPLSMEITVTASPFDAGGAAYRLTFGEPPCRVDLDEDGQLTIFDFLMFQNLFDAGDPLADFDGDGELTIFDFLAFQNEFDAGCE, encoded by the coding sequence ATGTCGCCTCGCCACGCCCTCACTACGGCCGCATTCTGCTGCATCGCCGCCGCCGCCCACGCCCAGGACTGGACCCGCTTCACCTTCGGCCCCGTCGGCGACATCATCACCATCGACCTGTTCATCACCGACGAGTTCCCACAGCTCCAGGTCACCGACGCGTTCACCTCCGGCGACCGCTTCTCCGTTCGTCTCGTCGACCGCGCTGGCACTGTCGACGCATTCGATTGCTCCGAGCCCACCACGATCGGCGACGAGATCGGCACCGATTACGACGCAGCCTTCGCCGACGACCGATGGTCCAGCGGCGAGGTCTACCTCGACCACCGCGGCCCGCTCTCCATGGAGATTACCGTCACCGCCAGCCCCTTCGACGCCGGCGGCGCAGCCTACCGCCTCACCTTCGGCGAGCCCCCATGCCGCGTCGACCTCGACGAAGATGGCCAACTCACCATCTTCGACTTCCTCATGTTCCAGAACCTCTTCGACGCCGGCGATCCCCTCGCCGACTTCGATGGCGACGGCGAACTCACCATCTTCGACTTCCTCGCCTTCCAAAACGAGTTCGACGCGGGCTGCGAGTAG
- the lipB gene encoding lipoyl(octanoyl) transferase LipB: protein MPDPDPRLTITDLGRIEYAPALEIQRARQAQLIAARGNPEGQLGEIYLVEHEPVITVTSRPGAANHVLASADHLASMGVQLHQTDRGGDVTYHGPGQIVAYPILDLERLAAPSGKPLGLHGYMRLLEQAVIDTLATCNISGERDQSATGVWVSPQPEAPPAKIAAMGVRVRKWVTMHGLALNVAPDLNHFNLIVPCGLAGRPVTSMLALLGDACPSFEDAKSTLASQLARLITEHAASPISR, encoded by the coding sequence GTGCCAGATCCCGACCCCAGGCTCACCATCACCGACCTCGGCCGCATCGAATACGCCCCGGCCCTCGAGATCCAGCGGGCACGCCAGGCCCAGCTCATCGCCGCCAGAGGCAACCCAGAGGGCCAACTGGGCGAGATCTACCTCGTCGAGCACGAACCGGTCATCACCGTCACCAGCCGCCCGGGCGCCGCCAACCACGTGCTGGCCTCGGCCGACCACCTCGCCTCCATGGGCGTCCAACTCCACCAGACCGACCGCGGCGGAGACGTCACCTACCACGGCCCGGGCCAAATCGTCGCCTACCCAATCCTCGACCTCGAACGCCTCGCCGCACCCAGCGGCAAGCCCCTCGGCCTGCACGGCTACATGCGCCTGCTCGAGCAAGCCGTCATCGACACCCTCGCCACGTGCAACATCTCAGGCGAGCGCGACCAATCCGCCACCGGCGTCTGGGTCTCACCCCAACCCGAAGCACCACCCGCCAAGATCGCCGCCATGGGCGTCCGCGTGCGCAAGTGGGTCACCATGCACGGCCTGGCCCTCAACGTCGCGCCAGACCTCAATCACTTCAACCTCATCGTCCCCTGCGGCCTGGCCGGCCGCCCCGTCACGAGCATGCTCGCCCTGCTTGGAGACGCCTGCCCGAGTTTTGAAGACGCCAAGTCGACCCTGGCCTCCCAACTTGCCCGCCTGATCACCGAGCACGCCGCCAGCCCAATTTCTCGTTGA
- the lpxA gene encoding acyl-ACP--UDP-N-acetylglucosamine O-acyltransferase has protein sequence MPATSPTHHETAEIHPSAYVDPEAHLGEGVIVGPRCHVGAGVKLAEGVRLMASAHVEGPATIGAGTLVYPYAVIGMPGQDFKFSPGDPTLGVKVGSGCVIREHVTIHAATKGDHPTTVGDKCYLMVASHVGHDSVVGNGVILVNSALLAGHVTVGDNAILSGNTAVHQFCRVGRLAIISGGVATAMDVPPFCLCDQINATNGLNLVGLRRAGVPKDSIDAIRYAFRTVISKSLPREEALEKLRTLGANDPYVLEMADFIATSTRGVGRGADRNTRRSG, from the coding sequence ATGCCGGCTACATCCCCAACCCATCACGAGACCGCCGAGATTCACCCGTCCGCCTACGTCGACCCGGAGGCGCACCTCGGCGAAGGCGTGATCGTGGGGCCTCGGTGCCACGTTGGCGCCGGGGTGAAGCTGGCCGAGGGCGTGCGGCTGATGGCATCGGCGCACGTAGAGGGCCCGGCGACCATCGGGGCGGGCACGCTGGTGTACCCGTACGCGGTGATCGGCATGCCGGGGCAGGACTTCAAGTTCTCACCGGGCGATCCGACGCTGGGCGTGAAGGTTGGCTCGGGGTGCGTGATCCGTGAGCATGTGACGATTCACGCGGCAACGAAAGGCGACCACCCCACCACCGTTGGGGACAAGTGCTACCTGATGGTGGCCAGCCACGTTGGGCATGACAGCGTGGTGGGCAACGGGGTGATCCTTGTGAACAGCGCGCTGCTGGCCGGACACGTGACGGTGGGCGACAACGCGATCCTGAGCGGGAACACGGCGGTGCACCAGTTCTGCCGGGTGGGACGGCTGGCGATCATCTCGGGCGGGGTGGCGACGGCGATGGACGTGCCGCCGTTCTGCCTGTGCGACCAGATCAATGCGACCAACGGGCTAAACCTGGTGGGGCTCCGTCGGGCTGGCGTACCCAAGGATTCGATCGACGCGATCCGATACGCTTTCCGCACGGTAATCTCCAAGAGCCTGCCGCGCGAGGAAGCCCTTGAGAAGTTGCGCACGCTGGGCGCGAACGATCCTTACGTGCTGGAGATGGCCGATTTTATCGCCACGAGCACGCGCGGCGTGGGGCGCGGGGCGGATCGGAACACGCGTCGTTCCGGCTGA
- a CDS encoding MBL fold metallo-hydrolase, producing MRDAKNSPADGPALCVLASGSSGNCSVLRSADGRLALIDAGLSPRRTAAALAQLGHGLEDVDAIVLTHLDSDHFYASWATAARKLGRGASVWVHASHARARRLEPLHESGRLRTFEREAFEPVRSATFVSRLASHDAEGVATFRISTPQGELGFLTDLGEVTDRLVEFHQGVGVLAIESNYCPRLQARSERPDFLKRRIMGGAGHLSNQQCLGATEAIAPAEHAVFLHLSRECNRPEIVGALHEGADYARTIASAEAPTRWVPIVGGMAARPVTQTARPAPMTLFGPAP from the coding sequence GTGCGTGACGCGAAGAATTCGCCGGCCGATGGGCCCGCGTTGTGCGTGCTGGCCAGCGGATCGAGCGGCAACTGCTCGGTGCTGCGCAGCGCCGATGGTCGGCTGGCGCTGATCGACGCGGGGCTGAGCCCCAGGCGGACGGCGGCGGCGCTCGCGCAGCTCGGGCATGGGCTGGAGGACGTGGACGCCATCGTGCTGACGCACCTGGACAGCGATCATTTCTATGCGTCGTGGGCGACCGCGGCGCGGAAGCTGGGACGCGGGGCGAGCGTGTGGGTGCATGCCTCGCACGCGCGGGCGCGGCGGCTGGAACCGCTGCACGAGAGCGGGCGGCTCAGGACCTTCGAGCGCGAGGCGTTCGAGCCGGTGCGGTCGGCGACGTTTGTCAGTCGTCTGGCGAGCCACGACGCCGAGGGCGTGGCGACGTTTCGGATCTCGACCCCCCAGGGCGAACTTGGCTTCCTGACCGACCTGGGCGAGGTGACCGATCGGCTGGTCGAGTTCCACCAAGGCGTGGGCGTGCTGGCGATCGAGAGCAACTACTGCCCGCGTTTGCAGGCGCGCTCGGAGCGGCCGGACTTCCTCAAGCGTCGCATCATGGGCGGGGCGGGGCACCTGAGCAACCAGCAGTGCCTGGGGGCGACCGAGGCGATCGCACCGGCCGAGCACGCGGTGTTCCTGCACCTGTCGCGCGAGTGCAACCGGCCGGAGATCGTGGGCGCGTTGCACGAGGGTGCGGACTATGCGCGGACGATCGCGTCGGCCGAGGCGCCCACGCGATGGGTGCCGATCGTTGGCGGGATGGCGGCGCGGCCGGTGACCCAGACGGCGCGGCCGGCGCCCATGACGCTGTTCGGGCCGGCGCCATGA
- a CDS encoding M14 family zinc carboxypeptidase, producing MTRTRTVLVLTLSACTLSGCATRPQDYIARPGDRVDMPAPPALESGATQLGVSREARPIFVRTHGAGPTNVLIIGLIHGDEAEVYQRFDDLWLRLTTAGYGDRVTLHAIDTMNPDGFAQSRRGNARGVDLNRNWPAGNFRPSTAHGPTPLSEPEAAAVHRYVQRTSPDVIIVFHATDGGPFVDPDGPQPADDLARAFVRAASTVDPAWRVHADFTNPPGSLGTWYGQEAGRAVLTVELRPGTPGDQALAAATAGTLGVLRALTGPQR from the coding sequence ATGACACGCACCCGCACCGTCCTCGTCCTCACCCTCTCCGCCTGCACGCTCTCGGGATGCGCCACCCGCCCCCAGGACTACATCGCACGACCCGGCGACCGCGTCGACATGCCCGCCCCGCCCGCGCTCGAATCGGGCGCCACGCAACTCGGCGTCTCAAGAGAAGCCCGCCCCATCTTCGTGCGCACCCACGGCGCGGGGCCAACCAACGTGCTCATCATCGGCCTCATCCACGGCGACGAGGCCGAGGTCTACCAGCGCTTCGACGACCTGTGGCTGCGCCTGACCACCGCCGGCTACGGCGATCGCGTAACCCTCCACGCCATCGACACCATGAACCCCGACGGCTTCGCACAGTCCCGCCGCGGCAACGCGCGGGGCGTGGACCTCAACCGCAACTGGCCGGCCGGCAACTTCCGCCCCTCGACCGCCCACGGTCCCACTCCCCTCAGCGAGCCCGAGGCCGCCGCCGTGCACCGTTACGTGCAGCGCACCAGCCCCGACGTGATCATCGTCTTCCACGCCACCGACGGCGGCCCCTTCGTCGATCCCGATGGGCCGCAACCGGCCGACGATCTGGCTCGGGCCTTCGTGCGCGCCGCATCGACCGTCGACCCGGCGTGGCGCGTGCACGCCGACTTCACCAATCCCCCCGGATCGCTGGGCACCTGGTACGGCCAGGAGGCCGGCCGCGCCGTGCTGACCGTCGAGCTGCGCCCGGGCACGCCGGGAGACCAGGCCCTCGCCGCCGCCACCGCCGGCACCCTCGGCGTGCTGCGCGCCCTGACCGGCCCGCAGCGCTGA